A genome region from Pseudomonas sp. N3-W includes the following:
- a CDS encoding GNAT family N-acetyltransferase encodes MNGFVSRTAPAVLPRGVRESCDADLPAMMHIFNETAGTGANSPVTRPMTLEEVTFYINLYKRDGLPVYVLERGGEVVGWLSINRFSWGTQACRNTGETAIYVRADRHGSGIGVRLGHATVILGRQFGLETLVAWIMAANVPSQHIVQSIGATLWARLPNIARFGEERADVLLFGLPLS; translated from the coding sequence ATGAACGGTTTTGTCAGCCGCACGGCACCCGCAGTCCTGCCACGGGGTGTTCGAGAGTCCTGCGACGCCGACCTGCCGGCGATGATGCACATCTTCAACGAAACCGCCGGCACTGGTGCCAACTCCCCGGTGACCCGGCCCATGACCCTGGAAGAAGTGACCTTCTACATCAACCTGTACAAGCGCGACGGGCTGCCGGTGTACGTACTTGAACGTGGTGGGGAAGTGGTCGGCTGGTTGTCGATCAACCGCTTCAGTTGGGGCACCCAGGCGTGTCGCAACACCGGGGAAACGGCGATCTATGTCCGTGCCGATCGACATGGCAGCGGGATTGGCGTGAGGTTGGGGCATGCCACAGTGATCCTCGGTCGCCAGTTCGGCCTGGAAACCCTGGTGGCCTGGATCATGGCCGCCAACGTCCCCAGCCAGCATATCGTGCAGTCGATTGGCGCAACGTTGTGGGCGCGTTTGCCGAATATCGCGCGTTTTGGTGAAGAACGGGCGGATGTGTTGTTGTTCGGCTTGCCCCTCAGTTAA